DNA from Triticum aestivum cultivar Chinese Spring chromosome 7D, IWGSC CS RefSeq v2.1, whole genome shotgun sequence:
GACAGCAAAGCAACCCTTTGCCATAGGTCATTCAGCCGGACGTGGGGCCGTCTGCTGGCtaacgacaaaggcctttgccgtccgccaggcatgcctttgccatcagccatagcagacgacaaagtgcctgattcctatagtgcttctttgctcctgtgtctgtccctacagAGAAATGTCACAGGGTGTTCCTTGAAGTTCTTGTAGTTGTGCATTGCTGGGTCGTGtgtgcctgtccctgtaagtttgtgccaccttggtttacgactagtcatgtcggcccgggttctctgtcatatggatgctagcatcacaatcatatacgtgagccaaaagacgcaaacggtcctggccaaggtaaggctgcagccgtgggaataccgtgcgtgaggccgccaagtgatatgatgtgtcttatgctagatcggtgtgacttaggatcggggtcccgacacaacGCCTCACATATATATGCGCGTCCGGGTGGAGAGACGTGGGTTGTACCCACGTCCGAGATAGCCCACggtccgacgtctcagatcgtggcccaatTGTCAGAAATTCTCCATTCCTAGCCGacaaaaataagcgcataggtgtgagctcTGCTCGGCTCAATCCTGCAACCCgtggcgcggcgcgtcgtgacgaggcgtggcaggtggcggaggagcgtgcgtgaaccatttctcttctcaagctcctagcatgtggaagagaatcctttataaggaggtccaactccttctccactagcggggtgggactaaacttcccatcaCCCTTTGCCATGACACCTACATGGGCCTttagagattttttttgaaattgttaGATGGGCCTAAATCCTACCCCATATTTCACCAAAATCTCTTGACATGCCTTTGCATAAGACTGATTAGTTTTATATTGGGTTTTAAAGTTTATGGGCTTTGACAGGAATTAGTGCTTCCCTACAAACTGGCCAAAACTAATAATGACAAACTTTGCCTCAATAATGTAAATGTGGTTTATTCTATTTCTTCACCTGGACTGATCCAATATATTATTCCACGAAGGAAGTATACTGAAAATCCTTGGTTTGGAATAAATTGTGTCCTATAACCTGGATAAAGAAGTAATAGCTCAATGCAAGATTGAAGGCAAAACACTAACACTACCGGTAAACGCAATAAACATAACATCAATTAAAAAAATGTGTTACTTGATGTCCGCTGGCTCTCATGAGCGCACCCAGTGTCTCTATGAATGCCAATTACTGGATAATTTAATTGACAGTTGCATGATATTTTTTCGGCCCATTCATTTTCTTCCTTTTCTATGTGTGTTCGTTTATATTTCCCCCTTTTTAATCATTTTTTATGTGTATGAATGAATGTTGTGTGTGTGTAAGTATACACGTACTTATTTTACAATATGGGAGTAAATTATGCTAGAAAATTACactattatatatatatgtattacaTTATTATATATTTAATCTTGCATTTGAAGAAAAATACAATTtctgtacaaattgtgtgcaagttttttCATCATTTTTTCATTTTATTTATCCTATAAggataataccaatgccactaattcgttCATTCTTAGAAAACTTCAGAGTTACGAAAACTCCACTATTATATATGGTATGATAGGTTTCCTACCTAATTTTTGACGTTTAGGATGTCATACACTACCACATTCACCTAGGTATGGGACCGGTTGACAGGAATTGGCAACGGCCGGCGCTGGAAAAAAAATCAATTAGCATTATAGATAATTTCGAGTCCACATGATTACACAACACCTTATTTCTTTCTTGTTTTGAGCCGGTTTTTATCTTCCTTTATGTGAATTGTTGGATGCTGTGTGTGTAAGTGTATACATACAAGTACTGTACAATATGTGTGTAGATTATACTAGAAGGCAAAATTTTCATTATACTAGGCCCATGGCAAAAAATTGTACTAGAACCAtggcaaattttattttattttcccaccAAAGAAAATATAGTGTTGGACAATGGAAAATTTAGTTGTTTGAACATGTCAATTATTTGTTTTTGGAACATGTACATTTTTTGTCGAACAAACCGTGGTAAATTccattattttttacaaaaattttGAGACAAAAAATCCTTTTTACATCATGGCAAATTCATTTTTGAAATCAAGACATATTTACTTTTCATAAAAAAAAATTATTTCGCAATGTTTCTTTTGTCAGTATTTTTCTGCCATCATTTTTAGGCCATGGCAACTTAGGTTCTTTAATATTTGTAATTTTTTATATATGGCTTGGGTTGGCCGAGGGTGGAAGTTGGCAAATAGGTAAACGGTTGCTTTTCCTCTCGTGTAAGCGAAAATACAGCCAACCTTGCGAGTGAAGTCGAGATGCCACCATCGCAACCAACCTTGCGATGCGAGTGAATTTGAAATGCCACCATAGCTTGTCCTCCATTAATTCCCCACGGTGTGGCTATAACAGGTGCAGCCGCGTAGGTTAGGTAGCGCGTGCGTGCATGCCTCTTCCGTCCTCAGCGGTCGATGGCGGAGGAACAGCGAGAGAGGCGAGCACGGCGCAAGCTGCTGTTCGCCGTCCCCATCATTCCGATCGTCTTGTTCATCGTCGGGTCATGCGCGCTCTTCTTGTTCACGGCCGACCTCCCGCGCATCCGCATCGAGTACGCCTGCCTCGATGGCGCCCGTGACGCTCCAGCCACGAAGGAGCCGCCGGAGGCCGTGGCGGCGGCTGTTCCCAGCGAGGAGCAACGGGTGCGCCAGCTGAGCGACCGGCCGTACTCGCTGGGCCCGAACGTGTCCGACTACGACGCCCGCAGAGCGGCATGGCTGGCCGCGCACCCTCGGTTCCCGGCCTTTGTCGCGCCGGAGCGGCCTCGGGTGCTCATGGTCACCGGCTCGTCGCCGCGGCGGTGCACGGAGGCGGAGGGCGACCACGTGCTCCTGCGCGCGTTCAAGAACAAGGCGGACTACTGCCGCGTGCACGGGCTGGACATCTTCTACAGCAACGCGGTGCTGGACGGCGAGATGACGGGGTTCTGGACGAAGCTGCCGCTGCTGCGGGCGCTGATGGTGGCGCACCCGGAGACGGAGCTGCTCTGGTGGGTGGACTCGGACGCGGTGTTCACGGACATGCTGTTCGAGCCGCCGTGGGGCAGGTACGCGGGCCACAACCTGGTGCTCCACGGCTGGGACGACGAGGTGTACGGCGCCAGGAACTGGCTCGGCGCCAACACCGGTAGCCTCCTGCTCCGGAACTGCCGGTGGTCGCTGGACCTCCTGGACGCGTGGGCGCGCATGGGGCCGCGCGGCCCCGTGCGCGAACGGTACGGGAGGGTCTTCGCGGAGGCGCTGTCGAACCGGGCGGCCTGGGAGGCGGACGACCAGTCGGCGCTGGTGTACCTGCTGGCGACGGAGCGCGGCCGGTGGGGGGACAAGGTGTTCCTGGAGAGCTCCTACCACCTGCACGGGTTCTGGGAGGAGATCGTGGGCCGCTACGAGGAGATGCGGAGCAGGTGGCGGCCGGGGCTCGGCGACCACCGGTGGCCGCTGGTGACGCACTTCGTCGGGTGCAAGCCGTGCGGGGAGCCGGGCGCGACCTATGAGGCCGCGGCGTGCCGTGAGGGCATGGAGCGCGCGCTCAACTTCGCGGACGACCAGATACTCGGCCTCTACGGGTTCCAGCACGAGTCGCTCGGCACCACGGCCGTGCGGCGCGTCAGGAACGACACCGGACGGCCGCTGGACGCCGACGACGAGGAGATCGGCCGGCTCCTGCACCCAGAGTTCAGGGCCGCCGGCATCAACTAGATCCTTCGGTTGGTTTGGGTGTCAACGTGCAGACATCGGGACACGCAACACGTCCTGTTTTACACACTCTGAATATTTAGGTCAACTCGATCCGGATTGATGAGTTGAAATGAAAACGAAGAGAGGCATGACCATCCCACTCTCTTCCATCGGATGGAGATGAATGGCTGTGATTATTTAGAAACCAACGTCTATTGGTGGGAGGCCACGGTCAAGCAATGAGCAGACAACAAAATTTTCATCTCATGCTATAAAAGGACAACACTTCCATCTCGATCAAGAGAAAACCCACCTGATTCCTTCTTCTCCCCGTCTTCCTCCCACATCACTCTTTTATGTGGATGGCTacaatctttatctttacctatttTATAACTAACTAGTAAGTGTGCATGTGCAACGCACGTATTATCATGTGAAAAATTATCATCATTCGTTCTAGAAAATAATGAACAAAAATATAGTGTGCTAACACAAGAGAGGCAATATAGACGTTTAACAATGTTGTGATACAAAAAATGTCGCTTGGACTAAAAATGAGTGAACATATTTGTCGTCAATCATGAGTAAACCGGCAATTTTCGAGGGAAAATTTCAAAGAAGTATATCATGATTTTCTATTTTTCTTgaccaaataattttctaatccTTGCCAACAATGATTGACAAGTGGTATAGACATATTATCTTATTGTGATTAACAAGTCATGTGAATATAATTATACATTGGTattatgatttttttcaaaaatagaAGGCATAACCATGAAGAAATCGATGCACAACAATAAGTATTTCTAAAGGACACCACCAGTTCACACACATAAATGATATACATGTTTAGAAACATAACAAAAATGAACATGACTATACTGAGTAATCATGCACGCAGGCATGGCACAGAGGGAGTACAAATGATCCCTTCATCTCCAAAGAAAAGGGGGAATGTCCAAATCAGTTCTGGAACACATAGTCATGGGGTACAAATGTTGAACCTACTGGCAAAACTTGTGCCTGTCTGCTGAGCACATCATTCATTATATTCGACTCCATTCTCTTAGAACAAATCTAGAAGAATGGAAACACAAACCAACTCATGCACAAAAAAAAGCTCATTGCCTCTCAACGCTATTCGTATGGATGTTCTTTTtcaaaaaagtccattttactacacTGAAGAAAATTGGTGGTTCACATAACCCCCTGATCTTTATTTCTGTTCCCTTTACCCCCTGAACAATCTCATACCGGAAAAAAATCAGTCCCTGGGTGGTTTTACTTCACTGGTTGCTGACGTGGCAATGGTCAATGGCCGGTTTTGACCTGCGGGTGAGTCTCCCTCATCAGGCTGGGTTGAGACAGAGGAGCTCCTCCCGAGCCTCCCCTCATAGCTGCCTCCATCCCGAGCACCACGCCCGACCCTGCCGCCTCTAGATGATGCCGGCGACCGCCAGAGTTCCAAGCTGCCGCCCTGCTTCTCCTTTCTCCCATCTCTTTCCTCTCCCTTCTCTCTTCTCCCGGCTCACGTATAGGTCAACCGTCGCCACAAGCTCGCCGGCGGGCCGTCTTCACACCGTCGCCGAACTCCGCATCCGACCGGAACCAGACCATATGGGGCCGCTACCCCCGGATCTGGTCGCCCCCTCGGGCTCCCCCTGCACCTGCATCGCTGCAGCGCCGCTGCCCTGCTACCTCCCGCGCGAAGACAGGGACGACCATGCCTGGGGGttgagccgccgccgccacaagCTCACCGTCGTGTCGTCTTCACACCAATGCTAGGCTCCAGACAGACCAGAACCAGACCTAATGGGGCTGCCATCCCTGGATCTGGCCGCCCCATGCCTCCCCGCACCGCCTGCCTCGCTGTCTCGCTACCTCCTGCACAAGGAGAGGGACGATGATGCCCAAGAACTGGGCCACCACCACCCATTTTACGCCCAGTGCTGCTCCATCGCCAGCTGCTGCAGCACCTCCCCGCCGTTCGTGCCCTTAGCTTCGTCGTGCTCCGGCTAGCCACCAGCTAAACCTACCATTAGCACTTAGTTAATCCACCCCCAAGTCACTGCCAAGCGGGTCCCATTGCCTAATTAACCATGGGCTAATTTCCTGTTTCAATTAAGTTAATCCTCATGGCCCCACCCGTAGGTCAAACCACCATTGACCAGCGCCACATCAGCTGGAAGTTGAGACAAACCACCCATGGGGGTCTTTTGTCCGGTTTGGGATTGTTTAGGGGGTGAAAAGAGCAGAAAAATAGATCAGGGGTAATGTGAACCACCAACTTTGTTCacggtagtaaaatggactttttttcttctttttcttgacACCGTATTTGGAAACTCGGAGGTTGCAGTAAATTGAAAGTCTTGCAAGAGCGGGTTTGGTCAAGTCAGGCATGTAGTAGCTTCCAGTGACCTGGTTCTTGACAACATTGGCCATCTTGCGGAACTCGTTGTGCATGCAAGTGGAGAACACATAAGGCTTGGTCTACCGCGTCTTCATCTTCGTTGTCAAGAGGACCACAGTCATCTCCTTTTCAGCAGCTAGCTGCACCATCTCTTATTGTTTGACAGGTCAGAGAACAATAGGAGTGGACATTGCAGGTAAGCTTAATAGGTAAGCATAAAAGGTTCAGGCGGTATTTCCATTTCCAGTGAACTGGACAAATAAAGTAGAAATGGACAAGCTAATGCCATGTGTGAACAACCAGCATATGAAAGACCAATGTAGTACAGGAGCGGGGCATGATTTCAGTTCATAGATAATCAGTGAACAAGAGGGAATCATTTTAGTTTAGAAACAATACAAATTGGCAATGGATGTCAAACTGCAAGAACATAAGAGACAGGTGAAACTATCTTACATAGTTGTGCATGTTTAGCTTAGTATGTGAAGCATTTGCCAAACGCCCAAGAAAACAATACGAAAATAGATCGAAGCACACGTACGACCGAGGCTGCGGTGGAATTTGCCAGAGATGAACGTGACCTTCGACGGACAATAGACCGTTGGAAGGACCTGATCGGACCTGAAGATGCAGAAAACCCATAGTACCTTATTATTTATAATTATGACATGCCTCCGAAGTATCAAAACGTGTTTATGAACAGAAATACATTGAGATAACATGCAGATCAGGAAAAAAGTACCACTCCCTTTGAACCAACCCGATGTAGTTGGGTTCATCGGATCTTCTCCACCGACAACTTCATTGTAGTTTCTGCACAATAACACATTCTCTGAAGAAATATATTCTGCACACAACAACGGGTTCTCTGAAGAAATGTATTCTGCACAATAGATTAAAGTTTCAGCACGATAGCTCAAAAAAGATGGACATTAACAACAAGCAAGCGGGCTGAATGGAGAAACCATGTAATTCAAGTGTGCTCCCAGTTGCCAGTGTATACTGCACTGAAAAAGCTGCAACACCTACACCAACTTTTAAAAGCTGGATGGGGATCTGCCATCCAACTTCATCCAAGCAATCAAATGCTACATA
Protein-coding regions in this window:
- the LOC123170231 gene encoding probable glycosyltransferase 4 produces the protein MAEEQRERRARRKLLFAVPIIPIVLFIVGSCALFLFTADLPRIRIEYACLDGARDAPATKEPPEAVAAAVPSEEQRVRQLSDRPYSLGPNVSDYDARRAAWLAAHPRFPAFVAPERPRVLMVTGSSPRRCTEAEGDHVLLRAFKNKADYCRVHGLDIFYSNAVLDGEMTGFWTKLPLLRALMVAHPETELLWWVDSDAVFTDMLFEPPWGRYAGHNLVLHGWDDEVYGARNWLGANTGSLLLRNCRWSLDLLDAWARMGPRGPVRERYGRVFAEALSNRAAWEADDQSALVYLLATERGRWGDKVFLESSYHLHGFWEEIVGRYEEMRSRWRPGLGDHRWPLVTHFVGCKPCGEPGATYEAAACREGMERALNFADDQILGLYGFQHESLGTTAVRRVRNDTGRPLDADDEEIGRLLHPEFRAAGIN